The Saprospiraceae bacterium genome includes a window with the following:
- a CDS encoding choice-of-anchor B family protein, with translation MIQRFTIILCFLFVGNVIFAQGFNVDLKSHVGGMPGNEYNDIWGFVDSDGNEFAVIGSSLAINIFNVTDCSNPVLVQSFTDGANAIWRDFKTYRNYLYAVCDQTGGRPCAEGLEIINLDNYSFTQQTNVFTRAHNIYIDTTHARLYVVGSNAGGMLIYALNDPGIGATPGNPVLLRNFGTPYIHDIYVRNNIAYASVGYSGYNIYDVSNPNNIPLLASLNNSNGYNHSSWLNESGTHAFIAEELPRGRPIRVYQISGSGASTSISYVHNFKEPLEAPFDLGCRPHNPFVKGDSLFISYYEDGLQVFDISNPLSPVRIAYFDSYTAQNGQGYNIPVHDWKGQWGSYPFLPSGCILMSDITQGLYTLKLNIPPNIGTNVDNKAKADYSGILFDNPDKGVVLTSPSGHCYRLKVNPNGTVFTERIICYVPGQTEVRLLNTDLVVTDPRRKVVLKDQNHVCREVKVNTSGNLINTALPECPGIALNYIKVEDTDMYLETFTKGIITRGMNDQCYKITVLDSGNLQVVPLTECP, from the coding sequence ATGATTCAGCGGTTTACAATCATTTTGTGTTTTTTGTTTGTCGGCAATGTCATTTTTGCTCAGGGTTTTAACGTTGACCTCAAATCTCATGTCGGAGGAATGCCGGGCAATGAGTATAATGATATTTGGGGTTTCGTAGATTCTGATGGAAATGAATTTGCGGTGATCGGAAGTAGTCTGGCAATCAATATTTTTAATGTCACTGATTGCAGTAATCCGGTGTTGGTTCAGAGTTTTACGGATGGCGCCAATGCTATCTGGAGAGATTTCAAGACTTACCGTAATTATTTATATGCGGTATGTGATCAGACTGGTGGAAGACCTTGTGCGGAAGGCCTGGAAATAATCAATTTAGATAATTATTCTTTTACACAGCAAACCAATGTGTTTACCAGAGCACATAATATTTACATTGACACAACTCATGCAAGATTATATGTCGTAGGTTCCAATGCGGGCGGCATGCTGATCTATGCATTAAACGATCCGGGAATAGGTGCTACTCCCGGAAATCCCGTTTTACTACGTAATTTTGGAACACCTTATATTCATGATATTTATGTAAGAAATAATATCGCTTACGCATCTGTCGGGTATTCAGGATACAACATTTATGATGTGAGCAATCCTAACAATATACCGCTCCTCGCATCTTTAAACAACTCCAATGGCTATAATCACAGTAGCTGGCTGAATGAATCAGGAACACATGCTTTTATTGCGGAAGAATTGCCAAGAGGACGACCTATCAGAGTTTATCAGATTTCAGGCAGCGGAGCGAGCACCAGTATCTCTTACGTACATAATTTTAAAGAACCACTTGAGGCGCCATTCGATCTGGGTTGCAGACCACACAATCCCTTTGTGAAGGGTGACAGCCTCTTTATTTCATATTATGAAGACGGACTTCAGGTTTTTGATATTTCAAATCCGCTTTCCCCTGTTAGAATAGCATACTTTGATTCATATACAGCACAAAACGGGCAAGGGTATAACATTCCGGTGCATGATTGGAAAGGACAATGGGGCTCTTATCCGTTTTTGCCATCAGGTTGCATTCTGATGTCGGATATAACACAAGGTTTATATACTTTAAAATTAAATATTCCGCCGAATATTGGTACAAATGTGGACAACAAAGCAAAAGCTGATTATTCCGGAATTTTATTTGATAACCCGGATAAAGGAGTTGTATTGACTTCTCCGAGTGGGCATTGCTACAGATTAAAAGTTAACCCTAACGGAACAGTTTTTACGGAAAGAATTATATGTTATGTTCCGGGTCAGACAGAAGTGCGATTACTGAATACTGACCTTGTAGTTACAGATCCAAGAAGAAAAGTAGTACTGAAAGATCAGAATCACGTATGCAGAGAAGTAAAGGTAAATACATCCGGAAATCTGATAAATACAGCTTTGCCTGAATGTCCCGGCATCGCATTAAATTATATAAAAGTAGAAGATACTGATATGTACCTTGAAACTTTTACTAAAGGTATTATAACTCGCGGGATGAATGACCAATGCTATAAAATCACTGTGCTAGATAGTGGGAATTTACAGGTAGTGCCATTGACAGAGTGTCCCTGA
- a CDS encoding DNA-3-methyladenine glycosylase 2 family protein encodes MHPNILNHLKTDTKIAVLIDNTPLYLEYRDVNVFDQLIRSVVSQQLSTTAASTIYNRFLSILNQNMPVQESVLSLQHEALRAVGLSSQKAQYIKNIAAFFQENDLFDTDWENMSDHEIIHLLTKIKGVGIWTVQMLLMFTLKREDVFPIDDLVIRNSMIELYDVKSKKKQLIEELHIIADPWSPYRSIACRYLWAAKDQIKQISSNKQ; translated from the coding sequence ATACACCCAAATATTTTAAATCATCTTAAAACGGATACCAAAATAGCAGTTTTAATTGACAATACGCCACTATACTTAGAATACAGGGATGTAAATGTTTTTGATCAATTGATTCGTTCAGTGGTTTCACAACAATTGTCCACAACCGCTGCAAGTACCATTTATAACCGATTTCTAAGTATTTTAAATCAAAATATGCCCGTTCAGGAATCTGTATTATCTTTACAACATGAGGCACTCAGAGCTGTAGGACTATCTTCTCAAAAAGCACAGTATATAAAAAATATTGCCGCCTTCTTTCAGGAAAATGATTTGTTTGATACTGATTGGGAAAATATGTCAGATCATGAAATCATTCATTTACTTACTAAAATAAAAGGTGTAGGAATCTGGACAGTACAGATGTTATTGATGTTTACTTTAAAAAGAGAAGATGTGTTTCCCATAGATGATTTAGTCATAAGAAACTCTATGATCGAATTATATGATGTTAAATCAAAAAAAAAACAACTGATCGAAGAGTTGCATATCATTGCAGATCCATGGAGTCCATATCGTTCGATAGCATGTAGGTATCTGTGGGCAGCAAAAGATCAAATTAAACAAATTTCATCCAATAAACAATGA
- a CDS encoding MOSC domain-containing protein: MTNLFTISNLYIYPVKSFAGVELSEADALKSGFRHDRRWMVIDENNRFITQRTHPLMSHIQVDILNDNITLDFKSDQVIFNIEEEENNQLEVIVWEDKAMAIEVSGVISKWVSDILGGHYRLVRMLDEDARLHRSSTGEIFNVSFADGYPYHIIGDQSLHLLNNKLENELEMKRFRPNIVCTTSVAHEEDNWKIILAGNAVFRHIKPCGRCVMINLNNEDLSYSKEPLKTLNNYRKEGNSVNFGINLVCEKEGIVRAGDRIIVE; this comes from the coding sequence ATGACAAATCTTTTTACTATTTCAAATTTATATATTTATCCGGTAAAGAGCTTTGCCGGAGTGGAACTGAGCGAAGCGGATGCTTTGAAATCAGGATTTCGCCATGACCGAAGGTGGATGGTGATTGATGAAAACAACAGGTTTATCACACAAAGGACTCATCCATTAATGTCACATATACAAGTTGATATCTTAAATGATAATATTACTTTAGATTTTAAATCCGATCAGGTCATTTTCAATATAGAGGAAGAGGAAAATAATCAACTTGAAGTAATTGTATGGGAAGACAAGGCAATGGCTATTGAAGTATCCGGAGTAATAAGCAAATGGGTTTCTGATATTTTAGGTGGTCATTATCGATTAGTTAGAATGTTGGACGAAGATGCAAGATTACACAGAAGCAGTACCGGTGAAATATTTAATGTAAGTTTTGCAGATGGATATCCGTATCATATCATCGGGGATCAAAGTTTGCATTTACTCAATAACAAACTGGAAAACGAATTGGAAATGAAGCGTTTCAGACCGAATATTGTGTGCACCACTTCTGTCGCACATGAAGAAGATAACTGGAAAATCATACTGGCAGGCAATGCCGTCTTTCGCCATATAAAACCTTGTGGCAGGTGTGTCATGATCAACCTGAATAATGAAGATTTGTCTTATTCAAAAGAACCTCTGAAAACCCTTAACAATTACAGAAAAGAAGGGAATAGTGTTAATTTTGGCATTAATCTCGTTTGCGAAAAAGAAGGAATTGTTCGTGCCGGAGATAGAATTATTGTTGAATAA